A single genomic interval of bacterium harbors:
- a CDS encoding cytidine/deoxycytidylate deaminase family protein, whose translation MRLSWDDYFMEITRLVSKRSTCLRRQVGAVLVRDRQILATGYNGPPTGLPHCEEVGCLRELRAIPSGERHELCRGLHAEQNAIIQAANHGVSIKGATIYSTTHPCVICTKMIINAGILRIVYEEGYADQLSSEMLSSSGISVERLGGVME comes from the coding sequence ATGAGGCTGAGTTGGGATGATTACTTCATGGAGATCACAAGGCTTGTCTCCAAGAGATCTACCTGCCTTAGACGCCAGGTGGGAGCTGTTTTGGTGAGAGACAGGCAGATTCTTGCCACAGGTTACAATGGCCCTCCCACAGGCCTACCCCATTGCGAAGAGGTGGGCTGTTTGAGGGAGCTGAGAGCAATCCCATCAGGGGAACGCCACGAGCTTTGCCGGGGATTGCATGCAGAGCAAAATGCCATAATTCAGGCGGCCAATCATGGGGTTAGCATCAAGGGAGCCACTATATATTCCACAACTCACCCCTGTGTTATTTGCACCAAGATGATAATCAATGCAGGCATCTTGAGGATCGTGTATGAGGAAGGATATGCGGACCAGCTCTCATCAGAAATGCTCTCCAGCAGTGGCATCTCTGTGGAGAGGCTTGGAGGGGTGATGGAATGA
- the glyA gene encoding serine hydroxymethyltransferase: MSRLMEVDPEIAKALRDELERQESRLVLIASENYASEAVLEAQGGIMTNKYAEGYPGRRYYGGCQHVDRVERLAVQRAMELFGAEHANVQPVTGSAANMAVYLATLKPGDRILGMRLAHGGHLTHGAQASFSGKLYHAVSYGVRRDDQMLDYAEIRQIALATRPKMIVAGASSYSRIIDFEAFADIAAEVGAYLMVDMAHIAGLVACGLHPSPVPHADFVTATTHKTLRGPRGGLILCKSRYAQAIDSAVFPGIQGGPLMHVIAAKAVAFQEALQEDFKNYQQQVVSNSQCLAQSLMEMGYSIVSGGTDNHLFCLDLTGHNITGLEAEQALDRAGITVNKNAIPFDPLSVQVTSGIRIGTPAVTTRGMGLTQMRLIASLIHRVLQSPGDEQAIMEVRTEVEELCRRFPVYPALRGEFATDLSRQAKAVS; this comes from the coding sequence TTGTCCAGGCTCATGGAAGTGGATCCAGAGATAGCCAAGGCTCTCAGAGACGAGTTGGAGCGCCAAGAAAGTCGTTTGGTGCTTATAGCATCTGAGAACTATGCCAGCGAGGCGGTCCTGGAGGCCCAAGGCGGAATAATGACCAACAAATATGCCGAGGGCTACCCCGGCAGGCGTTACTATGGTGGCTGTCAGCACGTGGATAGGGTGGAGAGGCTGGCCGTACAAAGGGCAATGGAACTATTCGGGGCAGAGCACGCCAATGTGCAGCCCGTCACTGGCTCTGCCGCAAACATGGCAGTTTATCTGGCCACCCTCAAGCCTGGTGACAGGATACTGGGCATGCGCTTGGCCCATGGTGGGCATCTGACCCATGGGGCCCAGGCCAGTTTTTCGGGTAAACTCTACCATGCGGTATCTTACGGAGTAAGACGCGATGATCAGATGTTGGACTATGCAGAAATTCGCCAGATAGCTCTTGCCACAAGGCCCAAGATGATAGTGGCAGGGGCAAGCTCTTACAGCCGAATCATAGACTTTGAGGCCTTTGCGGACATAGCCGCTGAAGTGGGGGCTTACCTCATGGTGGACATGGCCCACATAGCCGGCCTGGTTGCCTGCGGATTACATCCGAGCCCTGTGCCCCATGCCGATTTCGTGACAGCAACTACCCATAAGACGCTCAGGGGGCCCAGAGGAGGCCTGATCCTGTGCAAGTCAAGATATGCTCAGGCCATAGATTCGGCGGTTTTCCCCGGCATTCAGGGAGGACCTCTGATGCATGTCATCGCAGCCAAGGCAGTAGCCTTTCAGGAGGCCCTTCAAGAGGATTTCAAGAACTATCAGCAACAGGTGGTCTCTAACTCCCAATGCCTTGCCCAAAGCCTGATGGAGATGGGCTATTCCATAGTTTCCGGAGGCACCGACAATCATCTGTTCTGCCTGGATCTGACAGGACACAACATCACAGGATTGGAGGCTGAGCAAGCCCTTGACAGGGCCGGCATAACGGTGAATAAAAACGCCATCCCATTTGATCCCCTGAGCGTACAGGTCACAAGTGGCATAAGGATAGGTACACCAGCGGTGACCACCAGGGGCATGGGCCTGACCCAGATGAGGCTCATAGCAAGTCTGATTCATAGGGTGCTTCAGTCCCCTGGAGATGAACAGGCCATAATGGAAGTGCGTACCGAGGTGGAAGAACTCTGCAGACGCTTCCCGGTATACCCAGCCCTGCGAGGGGAGTTTGCCACAGATCTGTCCAGGCAGGCCAAGGCAGTGTCATGA